The Calliphora vicina chromosome 3, idCalVici1.1, whole genome shotgun sequence genome contains a region encoding:
- the LOC135955680 gene encoding surface protein-like, producing the protein MRFVAVLLIIGFVSYNVSAKPYSSEEDISLLSSPESLSLSEESVDSFDVRKKRDASESVSSSEKSSESESVDRRKRSASSESSESLESSESSQSNERRKRSASSESSESSESSESKSSESKSSESKSSESNSSASKSSNFEKDEEAETDKESGSNEESEADKESDEEEKSEADIESDEENKSDADKESDEEEKSEADKESDEEEKSEADIESNEENKSDADKESDEEEKSEADKESDEEAKSEADKESDEENKSEADKESDADEETEADKESDDDEESVDDKESEADDEETVDDNEADDDEETDADKETNDDEIVIDDEEPQTGDVEEYDDKDVEDVVDDKPSEDGAAIDDEPTVGNADLDDEPVAELAVDGADAESVTPVPIGKAILDFFGRLIGN; encoded by the coding sequence atgcgTTTCGTAGCAGTTCTTTTAATCATAGGATTTGTATCCTACAATGTTTCGGCTAAGCCATACAGCTCTGAAGAAGATATTTCTCTCTTAAGCTCACCCGAATCTTTATCTTTATCCGAAGAATCTGTAGATTCTTTTGATGTGAGAAAGAAACGTGATGCTTCCGAGAGTGTTTCATCCTCAGAAAAGTCATCAGAATCAGAATCTGTGGACAGAAGGAAACGTAGTGCTTCATCTGAATCATCAGAATCTTTGGAATCATCTGAGTCTTCTCAGTCGAATGAAAGAAGAAAGCGTAGTGCTTCATCGGAATCCTCAGAGTCTTCTGAATCATCAGAGTCCAAATCTTCAGAGTCCAAATCTTCAGAGTCCAAATCATCAGAATCTAATTCATCAGCATCCAAATCATCGAATTTTGAAAAAGATGAAGAAGCCGAAACTGATAAGGAATCCGGTTCTAATGAAGAATCTGAAGCTGATAAAGAATCCGATGAAGAGGAAAAATCTGAAGCTGACATAGAATCCGACGAAGAGAACAAATCTGATGCTGATAAAGAATCCGATGAAGAGGAAAAATCTGAAGCTGACAAAGAATCCGATGAAGAGGAAAAATCTGAAGCTGACATAGAATCCAACGAAGAGAACAAATCTGATGCTGATAAAGAATCCGATGAAGAGGAAAAATCTGAAGCTGACAAAGAATCCGATGAAGAGGCAAAATCTGAAGCTGATAAAGAATCCGATGAAGAGAACAAATCTGAAGCTGATAAAGAATCCGATGCTGACGAAGAAACCGAAGCTGATAAAGAGTCTGACGATGATGAAGAATCCGTAGATGACAAAGAATCTGAAGCTGATGATGAAGAAACGGTAGATGATAATGAAGCCGATGATGATGAAGAAACCGATGCTGATAAAGAAACCAATGATGATGAAATAGTCATTGATGATGAAGAACCACAGACTGGCGATGTTGAAGAATACGATGATAAAGATGTAGAAGATGTTGTTGATGATAAACCCTCTGAAGATGGTGCTGCCATTGATGATGAGCCAACTGTTGGAAACGCAGATCTCGATGACGAACCAGTCGCTGAATTAGCCGTCGATGGTGCTGATGCTGAATCTGTTACACCCGTTCCAATCGGTAAAGCTATTCTCGATTTCTTTGGAAGATTGATtggaaattaa